The following coding sequences lie in one Cronobacter universalis NCTC 9529 genomic window:
- the yceD gene encoding 23S rRNA accumulation protein YceD, giving the protein MQKVKLPLTLDPVRTAQKRLDYQGIYTPEQVERIAESVVSVDSDVECSMSFAIDNQRLAVLKGDATVTVTLACQRCGQPFSHLVHTTYCFSPISNDDQAEALPEAYEPIEVNEFGEIDLLATVEDELILALPVVPVHDSEHCEVSEADMVFGELPEEAQKPNPFAVLASLKRK; this is encoded by the coding sequence ATGCAAAAGGTAAAATTACCCCTGACTCTTGATCCGGTTCGTACGGCTCAAAAACGCCTCGATTACCAGGGTATCTATACTCCTGAACAGGTAGAGCGTATCGCCGAATCTGTGGTCAGTGTGGACAGCGATGTCGAATGCTCCATGTCGTTCGCTATCGATAACCAGCGTCTCGCCGTGTTGAAAGGCGATGCGACGGTTACGGTAACGCTCGCATGTCAGCGTTGCGGCCAGCCGTTTAGTCATCTTGTCCACACAACGTATTGTTTCAGCCCGATCTCTAACGACGATCAGGCGGAAGCACTCCCGGAAGCGTATGAGCCGATTGAAGTTAATGAATTCGGCGAAATCGACCTGCTGGCAACGGTTGAAGATGAACTCATCCTCGCCCTGCCTGTAGTTCCGGTGCATGATTCTGAACACTGTGAAGTGTCCGAGGCGGACATGGTCTTTGGCGAACTGCCTGAAGAGGCACAGAAACCAAATCCATTTGCCGTGTTAGCCAGTTTAAAGCGTAAGTAA
- a CDS encoding Maf family protein gives MTSIVLASTSPFRLSLLEKLGLPFETAAPETDETPYADETAPQLVLRLALQKAQALREKYPRHLIIGSDQVCVLNNTITGKPHTFENGVKQLRQASGNVVTFYTGLALYNSETGTYQSDCEAFHVHFRTLSEREIENYLRREEPWQCAGSFKSEGLGITLFDRLDGRDPNTLIGLPLIRLCDMLRSEGVDPLAHR, from the coding sequence ATGACCTCAATCGTGCTGGCTTCCACATCGCCGTTTCGCCTTAGCCTGTTAGAAAAGCTCGGTTTACCGTTTGAAACCGCAGCCCCCGAGACCGACGAAACGCCATACGCGGATGAAACCGCACCACAATTAGTATTAAGGCTGGCTTTGCAAAAAGCGCAAGCGCTGCGGGAGAAATATCCCCGGCATTTGATTATTGGCAGCGATCAGGTTTGCGTGCTGAATAATACCATTACCGGCAAACCGCACACCTTTGAAAATGGCGTAAAGCAGTTGCGACAGGCCAGCGGTAACGTCGTTACCTTTTACACGGGGCTCGCGCTTTATAATAGCGAGACCGGTACATACCAGTCCGACTGCGAAGCGTTTCACGTACATTTCCGCACGCTCAGCGAGCGTGAAATTGAAAACTATCTGCGTCGTGAAGAACCCTGGCAATGCGCGGGCAGCTTTAAAAGCGAAGGGCTTGGCATCACGTTGTTTGACCGCCTGGACGGGCGCGACCCTAACACGCTGATCGGCCTGCCGCTGATCCGCCTTTGCGACATGCTAAGAAGCGAAGGCGTCGATCCCCTCGCCCACCGCTGA
- a CDS encoding DUF3053 family protein, which translates to MAWLQSRTWKRVFFTLFMTGMVWQLAACDNNKEPEQRKAFIQFLQTRILPSEKLSVPTLTEQEKESFGKYADDYAILSDYSSEMTTAFSGNDQAMRQMRSVTSAKDMVEKRETIEKSRKEVGNIESKRADTMKSVEDRYSKLKQPDDLKAVFDQAYQKTVVRPNALLTQTLSLTDAILGQALDIGNYLNSLGNKVQYVGSMAQFTDQKQLDLFNEKLSAMREKQQELLAVARQLAGMQ; encoded by the coding sequence GTGTTTTCTTTACCCTGTTCATGACAGGTATGGTATGGCAGCTCGCAGCTTGTGATAACAATAAAGAACCGGAGCAGCGCAAAGCGTTTATCCAGTTCCTCCAGACTCGTATTCTGCCGTCCGAGAAACTGTCCGTCCCGACGCTGACCGAGCAGGAAAAAGAGAGCTTCGGCAAGTACGCTGACGATTATGCCATTCTTAGCGATTACTCCAGCGAAATGACCACGGCGTTTTCCGGCAACGATCAGGCGATGCGCCAGATGCGCAGCGTGACCAGCGCGAAAGATATGGTGGAAAAACGCGAGACGATCGAAAAATCCCGTAAAGAAGTGGGGAACATCGAGTCGAAACGCGCCGATACCATGAAGAGCGTGGAAGATCGTTACTCTAAACTGAAACAGCCGGACGACCTGAAAGCCGTGTTCGACCAGGCCTATCAGAAAACCGTGGTGCGTCCTAACGCGCTGCTGACCCAGACGCTGTCTCTGACCGACGCCATTCTTGGTCAGGCGCTGGATATTGGCAACTACCTGAACAGCCTCGGCAATAAAGTGCAGTATGTCGGCTCGATGGCGCAGTTTACCGACCAGAAACAGCTGGACCTGTTTAACGAAAAACTGAGCGCGATGCGCGAGAAACAGCAGGAACTGCTGGCCGTTGCGCGCCAGCTGGCCGGCATGCAGTAA
- the rpmF gene encoding 50S ribosomal protein L32 — MAVQQNKPTRSKRGMRRSHDALTAVTSLSVDKTSGETHLRHHITADGFYRGRKVITK, encoded by the coding sequence ATGGCCGTACAACAGAATAAACCCACTCGTTCCAAGCGCGGTATGCGTCGTTCTCATGACGCGCTGACCGCTGTCACCAGCCTGTCTGTAGACAAAACTTCTGGTGAAACCCATCTGCGTCACCACATCACCGCCGACGGTTTCTACCGCGGTCGCAAGGTTATCACTAAGTAA